Genomic window (Vigna radiata var. radiata cultivar VC1973A chromosome 1, Vradiata_ver6, whole genome shotgun sequence):
ttctagcaggtttgcTTAGATCAATAAACTTCTTTGCATTGGTTAtattagattgagctttataaCCCATTCCTTGTCTGTAGATTGCTTTGCTAGAGGATTTTAATAGAACAttcaaattgtctctaccttgagtaaatttggctagcatactagtcaagtaatctatttacTCAACATGTGTAGTACATTTATCACAAGGTTTCTCTACtgtaacaatttcaattttaatctctttagcagataacaaagcatcatttaattctttttctagtttctcattttcagatataaggttattaattctatgcTCATAATCTCTCCTCTAAGAgttaagtcgattaaccttgtattgcagtcgcatTGCTTTAGCATGTATTTCCCTGAATGCATCCAACAATAGGTCATACTTCACTTTTATTGGTTCATTCTCAAATTTTGCATTGGTGTCATAGTCATCCTGTGTTATTCTGCATCGGTGTCATAGTCATCCTGTTTTCCAGCCATATAGCACATGTTAGACTCCTCTTCTTGATCatgatcttcatcacttgaagaTTTTGAGTCACTATTCTCCCAAGGAATGTAGACTCCTTtatgttttcttcctttatcttgagGAAACCTTCTATCTGTTTTCTGCTTTGGCTTTAATTCTGGACATTTTGGCTTGATATGTCCTtactttccacattcatagcattggaTAGCGTTTGATttcaagcttttttttttttttatttaccgtgacctgcatggttagtaagttgactatcatttttcataaatcgAATGAACTTCCTTACCATCATGGTCATCATTTCTTTGTCATCCATCTTTGCCTTTGAGTCATCTTACTTTGAGTTTTTCCTACTTgtagctttcagagcaatggacttcttttcttcaatctcttcctcACCCTTTAATGTACCAAGTTCAAATTCATGTTCTcttaacttgccaaacaaggtagccatgttcatgcttgtaaggtctttggattctgagattgtagtgacttttggttgccaatttctgttcagacttttcagaatcttgatgttgatctcctctTTATAAGACACTTTGTCGAGAGCCATAAGGTGATTAACAATGTGTGTGAATCTTTTTTGGACTTCATAGATAGTCTCTCCAGCCTTCATCCgaaaaagttcatactcttgaatcagagaattcttccttgctTTCTTTACTTCATCagtgccttcatgtgtgactttCAAGACAttccacatttcctttgcatatttgcattgagatatcttgaaaaattcatcaacaggtagtgcagaggcaataatgtttctagctttaacatcatactgtgCTTTTCTATTATCTTCAGTTGACCATTCAGTTAAAGGTTTTGCAACAGTTTTTCCATGTACAGATTTAGTAGGCTCATAAGGGCCATTTaaagttgcatcccaaattcctctatccacagattcaagaaagatttgcattctaattttccaagtTCTTGTAAAAtcagtgtgtgtgtgtgtgtagaaCGAGCAAAAGTGGAAGGAAATCTTCCAGTTTATGGCTACCATGATCCTGAAGCATTTGTTCATTCCATTCAAAAGCCTAGGGTGATTATAATGACTACTGAAAGCTCCTTCCCATGTTcggataatataaaaaaaatatatgaatggaAATTGTAGTTTGTAGGCAAACAGAAATGAAGGAAAGAGACAATTACAATGGGTGTGATGTAAATCAAAGTCAACAATACCAACTGTAATGCAAATGCAAGTGTAATGCAAATGAAAATGCAGTCAAAACCCACCCAATCAACCCCTTCCTTTCCCACACATTGCCATTCACCACATGCCTGCTCCTCCAATACAACAATACTCGCTTCAATAATAATCTCGTGGCCCCCACTCCCTAACAAAAGGTCAACGTCCTCCActaacttaacaaaattttccCAATGGTATTGAATATGGTGATATGCAACTAATTGCAGAGGGGTACTGGTAATTGGGTTGTTAGCTGTAGATATATTCTTAAAGGGATATCGACATTCGTTTAAGAATCCAACGCATATTCACATCCATTTAAATATTACTGAAGGGTAAAAGAGGAATAGGGAGGTACAGTAAGTAATGTGTGGTGGTGGATGGAGTAACtctctgtttttattagctctaCACCATGGGGGTAAATTTGAGAATAATGGGACAAACCATAACTTTAAAAATTGACCCAAATCGATggagttattttgaaatattaagcATTTATAAGGAGATGGGTTATAGGAATGTAAAGGAGTTATGGTATTCATTGGGTTATGGTCCTGTGTTAAAAGATTGTTTGGAACTATTATCTGATGACAAAGGTGCATGTCATCTGGTCAATATTGCTATGTTGAATGGTGGAGCTCACGTTTATGCTATACACATGGTGTATTAGCCTCAGTATCTTTTGGAGTTGGAATACTTTCCTGAAGCCAAAATTGAGAAACATTGTGGTGAAGCACACATTGAAAGAAAGTGTTGAAAAAAAGGTTGAGATAGAGGTTGGTAAAGCAGAACTTGAGTTAGACTCAGAGGAAGAGGATGATGGTCCTATTTTGGAAGAGGATGAACCAGAGGTTGAGGTAGTGGGTGAAGTAGAGGTTCAGGTAATGGTTGATGTAGAGCATTAGGTAGAGGCTAAAGTAGAAGTAGAACCTTAGGTAGAAGTTGAGGTAGAGGCAGTGGTTGATGTACAGCCTGAGGTAGAAGTTAAGGTAGAGGTAGTGGCTGATGTACAGCCTGAGGTAGAAGTTCAAGTAGAGGGAGTGGTTGAGGTAGAGGGTGATGGTGTGGAGGCACAGGGTTAGGCAGAGGCTGAGGCAAATGGGGAGGGAGATATTCATGTTGGTGTGGATGTAGAGGGGCAGGGAGAGCATGTTGAGGGACATGATGAGTATGATGTTAGAAGTTGTAATGGGTCCGAAGAGGATGTAATGACTGACCATGGAGATGAAGTGGAACATGATATGTTTGAAGGTACTCACCAAGTAGAAGTTGGTGGACCTAGGGGTTTATTTGATAGTGATTGGGAATCTGACACTTTGAACAGTGTTGTACTAAGTGATAACATAGATGGTAATAGAGGGGTATGGggattttgggatttttttcAATGCCCAAAACAATGGAACAATATAAATGGGAAGTGGGCACTTACTTTCCTAAAAAAAAGGATTTCACAGATGAAATAAGAACGTATGGTGTAAAGAATGGTAGGAAATTAAGTGTttataaaaatgacaaaagaagAGTTTGTGTCAAATGTTGTGGGGCAAAAGAAAAATGTACATTGTATGCATATTGTGCATAGAAGGCAGCTCAAAGTACATGGAAGTTAAGGAAGATTATAAACAAACACATGCAGGAGATAATTTAGCATCCGTTTAATGACTTCAAAATGGTTAAGTGGGAGGTTAAAGAAAACCATGAAAGAAAATCCTAATATTAATCTAACTAAACTCCAAAACAAAGTTTCTAAGAAATGGAACATTGGTGTTTCTCGGTCTACAACCTGTAGAGCAAAAGTAATGGCTTTTAAACAAATTCAAGATGATTTTaaagaacaatataaaagaCTGTATGACTATGCAAATGAGTTGCTGAGGTCAAATCTTGGTTTAACTATCAAAGTGTGTGTTGAACCTAATAAGGACATTCCAATATTCAAGAGACTATATGTGTGTTTGAAAGCCTGTAAGGACAACTTCGTCTCATGTAGGATTATTATAGGTTTGGATGGGTGTTTCTTGAAAGGGAAATAAGGAGGTGAGTTGTTAATTGCAGTTGGAAGAGATGGTAATGACCAAATTTTACCATTGGCATACACTGTTGTGGAAGTGGAGAATAAGGAAAGTTGGGTTTGGTTTTTAGAATTGCTGGTTGATATCTTGGTGGTGTGGAGCTTTGTTCAACAATTACATTTATGTCAGATCAACAAAAAATGAGTAACTCAACCCATTGATGTTATTTACTGTACTTTCTTCATGTCTTTTATTGTAACTTGTATGTTGTCATTCATTACTTTGATAGACTCTTTTACCAGCATGTGCATGTCAAGTACAATCATTATAAATCACTTGTAATGTATATTCTAATGACAGGGAAATTGATCTTTGATAGTATAAATCGGTTTCAATGATATCTTATTTGAGGATTgagtttgtttttcatatttatatgacTTATATTTATCTAACTTGCCTAATGGATGAAAATCCTTAGAATTTGTTATTGTCCATTTAGCTAACTTGCATTCCTTAAATGACTTATGTTTATCATGGAATTGGATTGACAGATGGTTATCAGGAAGTGCCTTAAAGCAATAATTCGCATTTTGTTGCTCACACACCAGTAACAGGGTTGTCTTTCCTACTAAAACAAGTGTTGTTTATGACCTTGTTCTTGAATCACATCCTGAATCAGAATTTTAATGTCACTTTGACACATTCATAATATAGGTCTGGTTTATAGGTTAGTGTAGGTCAACAAAGTGAACTATGACTTTGATTAAAGAACAACATTAAAAAGCTTGAGTTTGATTAAggttaaattgtttaatattactTAAAAGTTTTGTTCACAAGTATGTTACAGAACTTGTTCAAATAAGGTGGTTCAACACCCATCAGTTCTGTGATGagtttttcatttcaatataaACTTCAATGTGCTCATGTTCTATATATTAGACTAAATGTATATTGAAAGCATAAATTGACATTTCTCATTCTATCAAAACATCATATTACAATATGGCCAATATGCTCTTAACAACAATTGTCAAATAGAACACATCATGGACTTTTAGACAAAATACAAAGAAGGATGATGTTAATCAACCCCATAAAACATAGCATCCATATTAACATCTTCTCCCTTTTCTAAAAACCCATAACAGATTTCTCCAAGCTATTAAAGAAATTCCTTTCTCCTTTGCTTGGCAATAGTACTACCAACATCATCTACATTATCTTCATTATGCCATTTAAAGAAATTGCATCCTTGAAGTTCTTCATTTCTTGTCCACTGTTCCAAGTATCCAACCATAAACATTTCATTAATcaccaaaataatttatcacaAACATTAAACCACAAACCTTGTAATTAGGACAGCCCCAGAATTGCTTGTATTTGCCATTCTCAACACAACCCACAATGACATATTTGGCTTCCAACGAATCCTCTGGATGAACCACCACCAGAGGTCCCCCATGAGCAAGATGAAAAACCTTGATTCAAAGACATTGCCACTTTAAACCCAAGGCCAAAACGAGACAATCACGAACCACTTCGCCAAGCAACTGCAAAAGAGGGAACACCAATTCGCCAAGCACGAGCCACCACCCTACTGCCAACAAATAACACTAACATCCAAACCATAAACAACATCAACAGAAAGGAGAAGACAAACAAGGATAAGAAGACAAACAAGACGAAGAACATCCACTGTACTGTGTTCGCAATGTAGCTGAAGAACTCTAGCTGAAGAACTCCAACTCCAACTCCACTCTGTCTATGCCTTAACTGAATTTTTCCCCAATTTCAAAAACCCAACAGTTTATTAATATCCACCTTAATCTGTAGTTAAATAACACCTCAACACgtacaaaaccaaaataatgAAACGTTACCACTAACTGATGTTAGATCATCaacatattaattttgtttttttgtactTACCAGAACAGACGAAATTgacacaatttttattaaatgaggACTAAATTCACACACTTTTCAACTAAGGGACctttatgtaaatatttgaaacaatgtgatactaagaaaagaaaatggaataTGTGCTATCTCGATCAAAATTACGATTTTAACCCTTAGTTAACCTATCTTGGTTTTGTCCTtcatattatcatatatatatatatatatatatatatatatatatatatatatatatatatatatatatatatatatatatatatataacatacaaAATGGGCGTTGAGTCTATGATCCGTAGAACGCCTGACAACTAATAAATACTTTGCTAGCTATTAAAGCATCTTTTGCCTAtgtttataaaattcattttgctTACAATAACAATTCTTGCTATACTAATGAAAATTAGACTACCATAAATTCGGATCTGTATAATATGTAGACCAAATGTTGCAAATCTGATCAGACACAACGTTGAATGTGTAACCAACCCCAATCCCCATTATTTGGCATAAAGTTGGTGTGTGCCCTCCTAAAGTAAACTTacatagaaaagataaaaaaatattaaaactaattttttaacattttttttatacaaaaatcattttaaatcaatttaaattaatgagaAGTAGGTATGACAAAACGAAccaatttgtttcattttgacTTGTTATGccattgatttatttaaaatctgtACTAAAATCACTTGAAAATTGATTCATTTCACTAATATGTTGGTAGCAGACCGGcctatcaattttttttttaatttctaaaatattatatatatatatatatatatatatatatatatatatataataacatagtttataaacttttaattaattaattaattaatgttttaattgaacaaattaaaataattatttcattttgttaaattattttattataattaataattaaaacttaatttatcaGAATTAAtgattgaaattataatattattacatatttgtatcttgaaataatataatatataaaaattaattttttaaaatatttttaaatttaaaaaattgatcagAAAACAATTTACTATGACTCATCTTTAATCCATCAATTTGATAGATTAGACAAAACGAATTAAATCATAcggataaataaataattctacCTGATCAATTAAATGATAACAGATGATGAATCGTAACAACTTTGCCACCCTATAAAACAATTGTACAAAAATCACCATATTTAATTTTGCTGACTTTAAAccctttaataaattattatcaataGAAGATAATGTATTCCATCAATTTCAAACCATCAACTTTCAAGATTGTGACAAGGttattaaacttgtttaattagtataaatgcgaaagaaaaaaatgtaacttttgAATTATTCTAGTGTCTTTTTAAGTGTCTTTTTAAGGTAAATTATTTTGAACAAAACATAACTTAAAAAGGAAACTAATATGACTATTATTTTAAACACTAAAAGGTTATTGATTTAGCAAAACTAATTCATTGACacatctaatttttttacattattttcttatttttttttattttcttcttttttgaaaaaatataaaattttacatttttatgagtattttatttttatattctgtgtaaaataaatgtaaaaatgtgttatgATAATGTTGTTCTTGatttagaaaggaaaaaaaaaaataaacatgtaaaataGTGAggtgataacattttttattggaGAAAGTTAGagattcatttaaaaaaaaagaaaaaaagataaaagctTTGGTGTTCATATTAATTATTGCAAGTGGTGAAGTATCGTCATCATCTTTGCCCTTCAATATCCAACCAACAAATTTAGCCTTAACTACGCCCAACCTGTTTCTTGTGTTTAAACCTACTTACCAACTACCTCTTCCTATTTTAGAGCAAACTCTTAAATGATACAGCAACTGCCTCTACTCTGCCGGCTAATGAAAAGTCACACTAATACTTTTCTCAAACCATTCTAACCATACATACACTAAGACCGttttcaacccaaaatcaaAGAGCAATTGCAAAAAACTACAATAATTCCGAAAACTGCTTTTGTACTTTTTTATGctcttcaattttcaaaacatcttctcaaatttataattaagaatatacaTTATTATTCTATTTGGAGATTAATAATGATATGATAGAAGTTTGTTACTCATATActtataattagttttatatataatcaatgAGTGTCTATTTTAATTAGGGTCAATAAATTTGTAAACTATTTAAGCCAGAAAATACTATTCTTAATTTTCTATAACGATATTATGAACAGTATAGCATTTAAGAATATAACTACAAAGGAGTTATATTAACTAAATAGAGTTGAGAGACTATATTTCATTCTtgttaataataagaataaattaataaaataaaatttacaatgtCTTAacctatatataaaatagtatacaaACATTACAAAAATTGTATAGATAGAAAAAATTTTGCtggtaaatataaattatgaacAGTTTTTATTGACGaatttattctttcattataaTCTATCAATAAATCtataagtaatatattttattaacaaatttttgttgttattaatttatcggtaattacaaattttaaattttatcagtaaaatttatcaataattcaaaatacaCAGACTCATGCGTACTACAAATAGGATGACTTTCTAGTCTTATAAATCACATTGTTCCACATTTGATCATTTGCttccattttctctctctctataaacacacacacacacatatatatatattctttaccctaaacccttatatatatattctttacaTGTTTTCATGTCACAATCTTAGCCTCTACTTGTGTACCTAATCAGAGTCGATGGAACAACGTGCATGGAATCGCTATATATTACAAACACAGCCACTTTATTTTAAACACAAACAGAGCCAAAAACTTTAGGCACACAGACAAATATGGGAACTGCTTATGACCATGATTCTCCTCCTCTACTTGAAGACCTTAAGGTGACCATCCACAACTCCTCCATGATTTTCCCATCCAAAGAGATTGAGAAAAAGTCCTTGTTCTTGTCCAACATAGACAAGGTCCTCACCTTTGATGTCGAAACGGTTCACTTCTTCGGAGCCAACAAAGATTTTCCTCCGCATGTTGTCACTGAAATGCTGAAGAATGCCTTAGAGGATGCCCTTGTTGTTTATGACTTCTTGAGTGGAAGATTGAAGGTACACCCTGAAACCAAAAGGTTAGAGATGGATTCTACTCCAGAAGGGGCAGGCTTTGTGGTGGCTTCCAGTGAATACAAACTGGACCAGTTAGGGGATTTGGATTATCCAAACACAGCCTTTGCACAATTGGTTCACAAGAACAAGAATTTTCTTAAAGAGGGTGATGATCCACTGTGTGTTACCCAGGTACATATACATTTTccattataaaaattgtttttgaaattttttaactgTCTTGTGATTcatccgttttaaatatataaattaataaaataatgacacatgatctattatttaaaaaatattaaaaaagttattaatatatcataatgagatttttataagtaaaattcttttttatatttatttgatattattttgccatgttttttctttttctttataaataataaaaaattgtttataatgaTTTTCATCTTACAATTATCAAATGAACGTAATGATATTGAACTCTCATGTTACTAATATACAGCGTCATGTTTACTACTATACTATGCGGCtgtattcttttaaatataatttcttactTAGTCAAAACTATTGAAGTTGCAAAATGTGATGgatctcatttttattttaaaattttgtattatcacttttaatatttttaactagtAAATCATGTTAAAAACATATCTGATAAATAGTTATCAATTACCCTCCTTGTTGTTTAATTATTGCCATTTCTCaatctctttttttataatttctatatatatagttattagaACAGCTTTTTTGTGACAGAATATAAGCTTTTTAAATCATGTTTCTTgatgattatatattatatgtatgattactattacaaaattaagtttGGTTTTGGTTAAAAAGTTTTTggaattatttatataacttttctaAATGGAAAAAGATAATgcattacttttattaaaacctttatgtcttttttttttggtatattaaatttataataagagtactattattatttttatttttatttttcatttcaatgtGTTTCAGTGTCttcatatttgttattttcacAGGGTATATTTGACAGCATAGatttaatgttttgaattgaTCATTAGAAAGTTCAAAATCGTatgtcttaaaataaaaataattacaaattttgaaaggaaaattcTAAATAAGATTTGAGAGatcaaatattgaaaataaaccTTGTGAAAACAAAAGGAGCAAAAACTATTTTTCGTAAAAGAATCAGCTACAAAAGTGGTTTAATTTTAGGGTAAAGTATCCTAgctaaataattattgaaacatttatttttttaaaaaagaaacatagaaaaaaaaaaactgttattGCGTGTTTCCATGTGATTTCTTTATTAGGCTATTTTGGCTTTTAGTTCCAATAATAATAGTAGTGGAAAATTAAAGCCTTCAAATACAGTTAGCCCACTACGCTGTCACATTATGAAGTTCCTCCAATTAAATGAATCTCAATCTCTCaactttttattcaatttacaATATCCATTATTCCAACtcaatatctaaaataaatataatgatcatttagtgataaaaattagaagaaaaaaatgaaaaaaaaaattgtgagtttaatttttcaactaataatttaatggatttgaaaaaaaatatattatagattgAATTCCTTCACTGACATAAGATAAACAACTAACATtacccataaaaaaaaaaaaaaactcaatatcTACAATGCATAGTAACACATTTCATCTCatataaattcttaattatctttctattaaaaaaaatgcttttttcttcttgaatgctgtcaattataaataaaattacctaTTTTTACGTTGATGATTGCTACTTTATTttcatacaaaattaaaaaaaaaaaacatgtttttcttagattatctttaattatatttattgaaaaggatggtcactttaaatataaatatatttaaaaatagttacatgacttaaagaattgaaatttatttatatttaaatttattaaacataaatttgagttgaatagaaaatataaaattatagaaattacttttgtttatgacaaagaaaaagagagaaacaaaCCTTCGGTTgtatcattaaatttaattgccAACTGATGTTGACATCACATATTCCTTGATTACAACGTCACAACCATTTAAATCGGTTCTTTATGATATTCAGACAATAAAAAACTTGTATAAACTTTTAAGACCAAATAACTCAATTTTGAACAAGATTAATGTATAGTTACTCACTAACTGCTTTGTATAATTCACTTTCTTTTATaggaataaagaaaagaaatatgaacAACACAATTAAGGTGCAGTACGTATTTTTAACTTGATAGTATTATacttcatattattattattattattattggataaAGTTAATCTCAGTTTTATTCGATGATAGAATTTAGCTTTCTAAAAACCTCTTAATGAAAGTTTTGCATGATAGATATGATATGatcttttaacaaaaaataaagctCTATTATATTTGGATTTAGTATTTCAGAATTATTATATTCAACATTATTGCTCCTTAGAATGTTACATAGgcatgttaatttaattatttctacattcagttttttttttcttttaacttttaacataGATGTTACAAAAGTTATATCCCTTATATTTATAACTAGATGGTATACTTTGTCTCTATAACTTTACataagaaaacttttatttttctccaaatattaaaaataaactaattttaattgtattaatttatattatttatttattataaagttCATTAAATAAACTCCcaatcattttccaaaaaagtGAACTATTACAATTACACTTCCAATTAAGAGCCGTGTTGGAAATACATGTAATcactattttaaaacatttgaatTTATGTGTATATCTAAAAcaacacatatataatattattaattatagctactataataaaactttttgtCGGTGATTTggacttatatatatatatatatatatatatatatatatatatatatatatatatatatatatatatatatatatatatatatatatatatatataaaagatccTTGTAGTGCTAGTTGTTGTACTTCTTTTGTCCATACTATTATTAAAAACCTGTGTGAGGTTTTTATCTATACCTTCTTTTTATGATATAAAGGAGGTTTAACCTTTTTTACACAAgtcacttttttaattatactattaatatgttttttttttttaaatttatacataatataggttttccaatttcatctttataaatatttttttaaattaaaataatcattgtaataatttgatcttttaaatgactaattttaaatttgaccattttttatttatttattttttaaaactaaaataactatttatattaaaaaaataattataaaataaataaaaaggtacttttttataattgtattatattttggtATGATAAGAAAATTGTGAAGCATACTAGTCTAAAGAAAAGCAATTAATCACTTCTATTTTTTTGCACTTTTTAAAAAGGGCTCACTTTAAATTATTGTATAGAAATTATTGTGAGAGTATAGATTAgagaaaatttgtgaaaaatataGACATTATGGGTTTATAAACACtttttataagaagaaaaagaagaaaaataagtttattcatgggttaaatttctttataaacaggctaaaatttaaaatttagggaaccaaataatatatttgacttCTTTTTATCTTAAGTAAACATGTTAATAGAAAAACTTGTAAAAAATGTTGTAACCATCTTATGTTGTCTCTTGACACAGATAACATCCTTCAAATGTGGTGGTTTTGCCATTGGTATTTCCACAAGCCACACTACCTTCGACGGCCTCAGTTTCAAGACCTTCCTTGACAACGTCGCTTCCATAGCCGCTAAAAAGCCCTTGGCCGTGACGCCGTGCCATGACAGGCACCTGCTGGCGGCACGATCCCCGCCAAGTGTCACCTTCCCACACCCGGAGATGCTGAAACTGAACGACCTCCCCAAGTCCAACATCTTCGAAGCTTCAACGGAAGAGCTTCACTTCAAGGTCTTCAAACTAACCTCAAACGACATCACGAAGCTGAAGGAAGAGGCGAGAAATTCAGTTGGTGGTGACAAAAGCACACGCATCACAGGCTTTAACGCTATCACCGCCCACATATGGAGATGCAAGGCACTGTCATGCGATGATGGTAGTAACCCTAATAGGTCATCAACGATTCTGTATGCTGTGGATATACGTTCGAGGTTGGAGCCTCCTTTGCCGAAATCTTACACGGGTAACGCAGTGTTAACGGCGTATGCCACAGCAACGTGTCGGGAGGTAGAAGAATGGCCGTTCATGAGG
Coding sequences:
- the LOC106775076 gene encoding fatty alcohol:caffeoyl-CoA acyltransferase isoform X2, translating into MNNTIKITSFKCGGFAIGISTSHTTFDGLSFKTFLDNVASIAAKKPLAVTPCHDRHLLAARSPPSVTFPHPEMLKLNDLPKSNIFEASTEELHFKVFKLTSNDITKLKEEARNSVGGDKSTRITGFNAITAHIWRCKALSCDDGSNPNRSSTILYAVDIRSRLEPPLPKSYTGNAVLTAYATATCREVEEWPFMRLVETVREGATRMTNEYARSIIDWGEMNKGFPNGEVLVSSWWRLGFEKVEFPWGKPKYCCPVVYHRKDIVLLFPPVEGGGDGVSIIVALPPKDMNKFHALFNKFLGV
- the LOC106775076 gene encoding fatty alcohol:caffeoyl-CoA acyltransferase isoform X1; the encoded protein is MGTAYDHDSPPLLEDLKVTIHNSSMIFPSKEIEKKSLFLSNIDKVLTFDVETVHFFGANKDFPPHVVTEMLKNALEDALVVYDFLSGRLKVHPETKRLEMDSTPEGAGFVVASSEYKLDQLGDLDYPNTAFAQLVHKNKNFLKEGDDPLCVTQITSFKCGGFAIGISTSHTTFDGLSFKTFLDNVASIAAKKPLAVTPCHDRHLLAARSPPSVTFPHPEMLKLNDLPKSNIFEASTEELHFKVFKLTSNDITKLKEEARNSVGGDKSTRITGFNAITAHIWRCKALSCDDGSNPNRSSTILYAVDIRSRLEPPLPKSYTGNAVLTAYATATCREVEEWPFMRLVETVREGATRMTNEYARSIIDWGEMNKGFPNGEVLVSSWWRLGFEKVEFPWGKPKYCCPVVYHRKDIVLLFPPVEGGGDGVSIIVALPPKDMNKFHALFNKFLGV